A DNA window from Bacteroidales bacterium contains the following coding sequences:
- a CDS encoding class I SAM-dependent methyltransferase: protein MDVEQSYNIWASQYDTNQNKTRDLEAVALRETLSGFQFNNCLEIGCGTGKNTEWLLGIAEHVTAIDISEEMLLKAKSKIQSQRVIFLQADITREWLFANKKYDLVTFSLVLEHIENLDEILRKVAIVVKPRAYIYIGELHPFKQYSGTKARFDTSEGQQIVQCYDHHISNFTQAAKIHGFALVDLNEYFDESNRTLTPRILTLLLRKI from the coding sequence ATGGACGTAGAACAGTCATACAACATTTGGGCAAGCCAATACGACACCAACCAAAACAAAACCAGGGATCTGGAAGCGGTTGCGCTGAGAGAAACCCTTTCCGGTTTTCAATTCAACAATTGTCTTGAAATCGGCTGTGGCACCGGTAAGAATACCGAGTGGCTGCTTGGAATCGCTGAGCATGTTACTGCTATTGACATCTCGGAAGAAATGCTGTTAAAGGCAAAATCAAAAATCCAATCCCAAAGGGTAATCTTCCTGCAAGCCGACATAACCCGAGAATGGCTATTTGCAAATAAGAAATATGATCTTGTTACTTTCAGTCTTGTATTGGAACACATCGAAAATCTGGATGAGATTCTAAGAAAAGTCGCTATTGTGGTTAAACCCAGGGCATATATTTATATAGGAGAATTGCACCCATTCAAACAATATTCCGGAACGAAGGCAAGATTTGATACATCCGAAGGGCAACAGATTGTGCAGTGCTATGATCATCACATTTCCAATTTTACACAAGCGGCAAAAATTCACGGCTTCGCACTTGTTGATCTCAATGAATATTTCGATGAAAGCAACAGAACCCTGACTCCACGGATTCTGACGCTGTTATTGAGGAAAATATGA